The following proteins come from a genomic window of Desulfonatronum thioautotrophicum:
- a CDS encoding ABC transporter permease — MPTRLFATLSDYRDLVVNLSARELKGRYSGTVLGFFWSILNPLFMAIIYMVFLRLLIGRGVPTEDILIGVFAWQYTGQAVFGGQNCINGNANLVKKVSFPRVLLPLSFTVGNLIHFLLTLGVQLVLLTGILLWKGSMLSIWVLLLPLLVAYHTLFALALTFLVSTSSVYFRDTNHIVSIVMSAWFFMTPVMYNLSFIDRFMERAPWAWNLYLLNPMAGIVTAYRALQIPESTFPWSWPMVIGLALPIPLLILSYRLFQRYQKYFSDLV, encoded by the coding sequence ATGCCGACACGTCTTTTCGCCACACTTTCCGATTACAGGGATCTTGTGGTCAATCTCAGCGCCAGGGAACTCAAGGGGCGATACAGTGGAACGGTGCTTGGTTTTTTCTGGAGCATTCTTAACCCACTGTTCATGGCCATCATTTACATGGTTTTTTTGCGGCTTTTGATCGGTCGCGGTGTGCCTACGGAGGATATCCTGATTGGCGTGTTTGCATGGCAATATACCGGGCAGGCTGTTTTCGGCGGTCAGAACTGCATCAACGGCAATGCAAACCTGGTCAAAAAGGTCAGTTTTCCGAGGGTATTACTACCATTATCGTTTACCGTGGGCAATCTGATTCATTTCCTGTTGACGCTTGGAGTGCAATTGGTCCTGTTGACCGGGATTCTCCTTTGGAAGGGTAGCATGCTCAGCATCTGGGTGCTTTTGCTACCTCTTCTGGTGGCCTATCATACCCTCTTTGCCCTGGCTCTGACGTTCTTGGTGTCCACCTCCAGCGTTTATTTTCGCGACACCAACCACATAGTGAGCATTGTGATGAGCGCCTGGTTTTTCATGACGCCGGTAATGTACAATTTGTCATTCATTGATCGATTCATGGAACGCGCGCCCTGGGCTTGGAATCTCTACCTGCTTAACCCCATGGCCGGCATTGTCACGGCATACCGTGCATTGCAGATTCCAGAAAGCACATTCCCGTGGTCCTGGCCCATGGTCATCGGGCTGGCCCTGCCGATCCCGTTGCTGATCCTTTCCTACCGCCTGTTTCAACGGTATCAGAAATATTTTTCCGACCTGGTTTAG
- a CDS encoding YitT family protein, whose amino-acid sequence MAGTWAQQFRIATYSISWNLLLITTGALVFAFGVKAIVIPQEFISGGMTGVGLLLSYVVGVLPPGGWLLLLNIPIFILGWICVSRRFFCYSLYGMLLLSLGIDTMPWALHIEDTLLAALTAGAIMGAGSGIALRSLGSLGGLDVISVFLNQRFNLGIGKFSFGFNLALFTVSLFFIGLEHMLYSVFLVFVHAMVMDYFLGMFNQRKMVLVVTEKPDDLAKAILSTINRGSTFLYGRGAYTGKRKKILLTVVNSIQLKRLEEVIFTVDPQAFTIEENTLNVIGQGFSRRKIY is encoded by the coding sequence ATGGCTGGGACTTGGGCGCAGCAATTTCGAATTGCAACCTACTCCATCTCTTGGAACCTGCTGCTGATTACCACGGGGGCTTTGGTCTTCGCTTTTGGCGTCAAGGCCATCGTTATTCCCCAGGAATTCATCAGTGGCGGCATGACCGGTGTCGGCTTGCTCTTGAGCTATGTGGTTGGAGTACTACCACCCGGGGGATGGTTGCTGCTCCTGAACATTCCTATTTTCATTCTCGGATGGATCTGTGTCAGCCGCCGGTTTTTCTGCTACAGCCTCTATGGCATGTTGTTGCTCAGCCTGGGGATCGATACCATGCCATGGGCCTTGCACATTGAGGATACACTGCTTGCGGCCCTGACTGCCGGTGCAATCATGGGGGCCGGTTCCGGCATCGCATTACGGTCCCTGGGGTCTCTTGGCGGGCTGGATGTCATTTCGGTATTTTTGAATCAGCGGTTTAATCTCGGGATCGGAAAGTTCTCCTTCGGCTTCAACCTGGCCCTGTTTACCGTGAGCCTCTTTTTCATCGGCCTGGAACACATGCTCTATTCGGTCTTTCTGGTGTTTGTGCATGCGATGGTCATGGACTACTTCCTGGGCATGTTCAATCAGCGCAAAATGGTATTGGTTGTTACCGAAAAACCCGACGATTTGGCCAAAGCCATCCTGAGCACGATCAACAGGGGTTCGACCTTTCTCTATGGCCGCGGAGCGTATACCGGCAAACGCAAAAAAATCCTGCTCACCGTGGTCAACAGTATCCAGCTCAAGCGGCTGGAAGAAGTCATTTTTACCGTCGACCCGCAAGCCTTCACCATTGAGGAAAACACCCTGAATGTAATCGGACAGGGTTTCTCCCGTCGCAAGATTTACTGA